One part of the Podarcis muralis chromosome 3, rPodMur119.hap1.1, whole genome shotgun sequence genome encodes these proteins:
- the LOC144327138 gene encoding uncharacterized protein LOC144327138 isoform X1: MRFLYLSFALVFIFFHVVAGQPAKSCEELGGYCQVPLTLKCPYGYIPAMCGINGNCCKNKPPTTPQCNRLGGFCQVGLNEPCPSGKTLPANCGINAKCCAPE, from the exons ATGAGGTTCCTTTACCTGAGCTTTGCTCTGGTCTTCATCTTCTTCCACGTTGTTGCAG GGCAACCTGCCAAAAGCTGCGAAGAACTGGGAGGATATTGCCAGGTGCCACTAACTCTGAAATGTCCCTATGGTTATATTCCAGCCATGTGTGGCATTAATGGAAACTGCTGCAAGA ACAAACCACCGACAACACCCCAGTGCAATAGACTGGGAGGGTTCTGCCAAGTGGGACTCAATGAACCCTGTCCGTCTGGTAAAACTCTTCCGGCTAACTGTGGCATCAATGCAAAATGCTGTGCCCCCGAGTGA